A stretch of the Aphis gossypii isolate Hap1 chromosome 2, ASM2018417v2, whole genome shotgun sequence genome encodes the following:
- the LOC114130628 gene encoding putative vitellogenin receptor yields MRENSRMSILFLIFSLIICCTFSEIVNIFSDKECSKYEFNCGNGTCINKTKLCDGIKDCSDNGADEVNCDFMKNCSAPDFFKCDDNSKCLPIQFLCDKLHECPDKSDESHCHDISLTQSCLEERFRCSDGTCIPKSWHCDKSIDCHDGSDEDMEKCRHTVSCTKGYLCNNFNCISKLWRCDGKDDCEDGSDETHCDIQLIEPEKCLIEERQFLCHDHKRCIDVNNVCDHQNDCLDASDEGGLCNNKTGFTVECNSMNCSNAFECLRKPHGVMCVCPKGMHYLNNKCSDINECDQYGICDQMCINSEGAYTCSCDPDYELIDNHKCKIKGEDPVLIYSSLRQIKVLNLVSFKSYTLFDDLQHATGLAADKLTVYWTLFLEGMEAIVRGNKTGTKPEIIVDSGLGSPENLAIDIITHNLYFTDAKMKHIGVCKNDGLVCTVLHNKNIDKPRGIAVSSLDGLMYWTDWGDNPMIGRSGMDGSLPKPFVSKDIHWPNGVHVDYIGKRIYWVDAKMQLIESINLDATDRKVVVTEYVDHPFSVSVFEDKLYWSDWTGKEIKVCNKFTGKDSKTLVRENKSRVYGMQIFHSSLFQSQTPNPCEQAKCSDICLLAPKTDINSKGYACACPDDKTLSPDGIFCLSEDIPPTLIVGTPTSIIEIEQEHLGRQKVKTIPLNNYVSSISAVTYNSLSGNIIIYDSRSKKLFSFDLVQMKLSDLFAPEISSINSLKFDNHGNNLYWCDRTRRTLDVLSLSTKTHTTIFKEIEGHIPFAVTLVPDRSFMFVAMKEDAHIHIDRIDMDGSIQSLVHMVEYGLTGDEIILHFDMITRLLYFTDYKNGIIDSVSEDGTDRKIIKKSGFVKDVVSIGNEIVWVSQGSTILNWINNYDEDRVSRALNIENWKSDSNLCLTVANGIDKNIQHPCQQNNGGCSHICLLSGKGKVCGCPPGLVLSNNSLNCTLLEECKSDEYRCYTGECISSHFRCDSKKDCPRGDDEDAVKCLHYTSNSCPKSQFLCHDKTKCLDKKHMCDNVKDCSDGSDETDCIPQHICDLSTEYQCTTGECILRQFLCDDNLDCVNGEDELNCLKNSCNNITEFRCNSGHCIPITWVCDDEVDCFDGSDEHNSCVTKKCKYDQFSCTNGRCISHKFTCNGYDDCGDSSDENGCPLRHEYTKKRIIKICNEKTEFECENTLGHCIPIKARCNGTSECKNLEDELNCGCQKSNFFDCHNKRCILKDWLCDKHDDCGDGSDETQKACDMLSEHLSNSAVLAKDCDGYLCQNQECIPLDQACNKKINCKDGTDEGDLCGLSCKHMDCSHTCQETPKGGKCTCYHGYKIGRDGTTCKDIDECENDNLCTQYCTNLDGSYSCSCLNSDYILRADKSSCKSFGPTMDLVYSSIDEIRSTSGDFKESKLLFSMLGILVSSLDIDIRRNLIYWTSKQAGVLICMDMQQQHKVYMTELLQPTLVRIDWLTENVYFVQNFRDIVVCNLNAKRCATIYSANVHTTIMAFEIDPHSGLLFWSETIWAILNTPTTIIKQSDCSGYNVKTIIHQGLQYVTDLAIDPIKYMVYWVDQVNSTIERANYDGTKKTVLVNAIEHLPEKISLYEDKLFWTNHETGFSIFKCKVFGTENVHCETVPVQVFATIDIFMISQQAKQRNGSNVCYNIHCDFICTSGSKGPMCVCEDGSQVEPGNICNDAGHRNLAVFKDLDYKKNMVSIYISLFLIVTMLLVMLYYFLFYSKNKSLNHLVSGLFHQPLTNVIQVIDQKEEELNSRYNVYENPMNEDGLIKDHACGSEIVMNYDSVRYVNTNGSESQRDSSFTEYDENEKKKLIMVL; encoded by the exons ATGCGGGAGAATTCTAGAATgtcaatactttttttgatCTTCTCATTAATCATCTGCTGCACATTTTCAGAAATTGTTAata ttttttcagATAAAGAATGTAGCAAATACGAATTCAATTGTGGAAATGGcacttgtataaataaaacaaaactttgTGATGGCATCAAGGATTGTAGCGACAATGGCGCTGACGAAGTGAATTGTG ATTTTATGAAGAATTGTTCGGCGCCAGACTTTTTTAAATGCGACGATAATAGCAAGTGCTTACCTATTCAGTTTCTGTGTGATAAGTTACACGAGTGCCCCGACAAGTCTGACGAAAGTCATTGTCATGAC atatctcTAACGCAATCATGCCTGGAAGAACGATTCAGATGTTCTGATGGTACTTGCATTCCAAAATCTTGGCATTGTGACAAATCTATTGATTGTCACGATGGTAGCGATGAAGATATGGAAAAATGTAGACATACG GTATCATGTACTAAAGGTTATCTGTGCAACAATTTCAATTGCATTTCTAAGTTGTGGAGATGTGATGGAAAAGACGACTGTGAAGATGGTTCAGATGAAACTCATTGcg atattcaaTTGATTGAAccagaaaaatgtttaattgaaGAACGGCAATTTTTATGTCATGATCATAAAAGATGTATCGATGTAAACAACGTTTGTGATCATCAGAATGACTGTTTAGATGCATCAGACGAAGGAGGCCTttgcaataataaaactg gtTTCACAGTTGAATGTAATTCGATGAATTGTTCTAATGCATTTGAATGTTTAAGAAAACCACATGGGGTCATGTGTGTGTGCCCAAAAGGaatgcattatttaaataataaatgttcag atataaatgaaTGTGATCAATATGGCATTTGTGAccaaatgtgtataaattcGGAAGGTGCATATACGTGCTCCTGTGATCCAGATTACGAACTAATAGATAATCacaagtgtaaaataaaag GTGAAGATCcggttttaatatattcatcattacggcaaataaaagttttgaacTTGGTgtcatttaaaagttatacttTGTTTGATGATTTGCAACATGCCACTGGATTAGCTGCAGACAAATTAACTGTATATTGGACACTTTTTTTAGAAGGAATGGAAGCTATAGTTAGAGGAAATAAGACTGGGACTAAACCCGAAATTATTGTCGATTCtg GTCTTGGATCACCAGAGAATCTTGCTAtcgatattattacacataatttgTACTTTACCGATGCAAAAATGAAACATATCGGAGTGTGCAAAAATGATGGTTTAGTATGTACAGTtcttcataataaaaacatagacAAACCAAGAGGCATAGCTGTTTCATCTCTAGATgg TCTTATGTACTGGACAGATTGGGGTGACAATCCAATGATTGGTCGATCTGGCATGGATGGGTCCTTACCAAAACCGTTCGTTTCAAAAGATATACACTGGCCAAATGGTGTTCACGTTGATTATATTGGGAAAAGAATTTACTGGGTGGATGCTAAGATGCAATTAATCGAATCCATTAATTTAGACGCCACTGATCGAAAG gtGGTTGTAACGGAATATGTAGATCATCCATTTTCGGTGTCTGTGTTTGAAGATAAATTGTACTGGAGTGATTGGACGGGtaaagaaataaaagtatGTAACAAGTTTACAGGTAAAGATAGCAAAACATTGGTCCGTGAGAATAAAAGCAGAGTGTATGGTATGCAAATTTTCCATTCTTCGCTATTCCAATCTCAG ACGCCAAATCCTTGTGAACAAGCAAAATGTAgtgatatatgtttattagcACCGAAGACGGACATCAATTCTAAAGGATACGCGTGTGCTTGTCCTGACGATAAAACATTATCGCCCGATGGAATCTTTTGCTTATCTGAAGATATACCTCCTACACTTATTGTAGGTACACCAACAAGTATTATAGAAATCGAGCAAGAACATTTAGGTCgacaaaaagttaaaacaataccattgaataattatgtatcTAGCATATCTGCAGTgacttataattcattatctg gtAATATCATCATATATGACTCAagatctaaaaaattattttctttcgaTCTCGTTCAAATGAAATTATCAGATCTATTTGCACCAGAAATTAGTTCCATTAATTctcttaaatttgataatcatGGAAATAATTTGTACTGGTGTGATAGGACTAGAAGAACATTAGATGTGTTAAGTCTCTCTACAAAAACACACACTACGATTTTCAAAGAAATTGAAGGTCATATCCCATTTGCAGTTACTTTAGTCCCAGATAGAAG CTTTATGTTTGTAGCGATGAAGGAAGATGCTCATATTCATATTGATCGAATTGACATGGATGGAAGTATTCAATCTCTAGTTCATATGGTAGAATATGGATTGACAGgagatgaaattattttacattttgatatgATTACaagattattgtattttactgaCTATAAAAATGGCATAATTGATAGTGTTAGCGAAGAtg gaACGGatagaaaaatcataaaaaaatcaggATTTGTAAAAGATGTTGTTTCAATTGGTAATGAAATTGTTTGGGTATCTCAAggttcaacaattttaaattggatTAATAACTATGATGAAGATCGAGTTTCTAGAGCacttaatatag AGAATTGGAAAAGTGattcaaatttatgtttaaccgTGGCAAATGGGattgacaaaaatattcaacatcCGTGTCAACAAAATAATGGTGGCTGTAGTCATATATGCCTTTTATCTGGGAAAGGAAAG GTTTGTGGTTGTCCACCTGGATTGGTTTTATCAAACAATAGCctaaattgtacattattagaAGAATGTAAATCTGATGAATATCGTTGTTATACTGGTGAATGTATTTCATCTCATTTCCGTTGTGATTCAAAAAAAGATTGTCCTCGTGGTGACGACGAAGATGCTGTTAAATGTTTGCATTATACTTCAAATTCATGTCCAAAATCTCAATTTCTATGTCATGATAAAACTAAGTGCTTGGATAAAAAACATATGTGCGATAATGTTAAAGACTGTAGTGATGGTTCTGATGAAACAGATTGTATACCCCAGCATATTTgtgatttat ctACAGAATATCAATGTACAACTGGTGAGTGTATTCTGCGTCAATTTTTATGTGATGATAATCTGGACTGTGTTAATGGTGAAGATGAGTTAAATTGTCTaaaaaatagttgtaataatattacggaaTTTAGATGTAATTCTGGACATTGTATTCCTATAACATGGGTATGTGATGACGAGGTTGACTGTTTTGATGGTTCAGATGAACATAATTCATGTG ttacgaaaaaatgtaaatatgatCAATTTTCTTGCACCAATGGACGATGTATATCTCATAAATTCACTTGTAATGGTTACGATGACTGTGGCGATAGTTCCGATGAAAATGGTTGTCCGCTCAGGCAcgaatacacaaaaaaaagaataataaaaatatgtaatgaaaaaacaGAATTCGAATGTGAAAACACACTGGGTCATTGTATACCGATAAAAGCCAGGTGTAACGGAACGTCCGAATGTAAAAATTTAGAGGACGAATTGAATTGTGGATGccaaaaatctaattttttcgATTGTCATAATAAGcgttgtattttaaaagattggTTATGTGATAAACATGATGATTGTGGTGATGGGTCAGATGAAACTCAAAAAGCTTGTGACATGCTTTCTGAACATTTATCGAATTCAGCAGTTTTAGCAAAAGATTGTGATGGTTATTTATGTCAAAACCAAGAATGCATTCCTTTAGATCAAGCttgtaataagaaaattaattgtaaagaTGGTACTGACGAAGGAGATCTTTGTG gttTATCTTGTAAGCACATGGATTGCAGTCACACTTGTCAAGAAACTCCAAAAGGTGGAAAATGTACCTGTTATCATGGTTATAAAATTGGACGAGATGGTACAACTTGCAAAGATATTGATGAATGTGAAAACGACAATTTATGTACCcaatattgtacaaatttaGATGGTTCTTATAGTTGTAGTTGTTTAAATTCCGATTATATTTTGCGTGCAGATAAAAGTTCCTGTAAATCATTTG gACCCACAATGGATTTAGTTTATTCGAGTATTGATGAAATAAGAAGTACTTCTGGAGATTTTAAAGaatcaaaattacttttttcgaTGCTAGGAATCTTAGTATCAAGCCTTGATATCGATATTAGACGAAATCTTATTTATTGGACATcaa aacaagCTGGCGTTCTTATTTGCATGGATATGCAACAACAGCATAAAGTTTACATGACAGAGTTGTTACAACCTACTTTAGTTCGTATTGATTGGCTAACAGAAAACGTTTACTTTGTTCAAAATTTTAGAGATATTGTTGTATGTAACTTAAATGCTAAACGTTGTGCTACAATATACAGTGCGAACGTCCATACAACAATTATGGCTTTTGAAATTGATCCTCATTCCgg attattGTTTTGGTCGGAAACTATATGGGCTATATTGAATACACCTACAACCATAATTAAGCAATCTGATTGCAGTGGATACAATGTAAAAACGATAATCCATCAAGGGTTACAGTATGTTACTGATTTAGCCATAGatccaattaaatatatggtatattGGGTCGATCAAGTTAATTCAACAATCGAGAGAGCTAATTATGACGGAACTAAAAAGACTGTGTTGGTTAATGCGATAGAA cattTACCTGagaaaatatcattgtatGAAGACAAACTGTTTTGGACCAACCATGAAACCGGGTTctctatatttaaatgtaaagttTTCGGTACTGAAAATGTCCATTGTGAAACAGTTCCTGTTCAAGTGTTTGCTACCATCGATATTTTCATGATAAGTCAACAGGCCAAACAAAgaaatg
- the LOC114130606 gene encoding E3 ubiquitin-protein ligase SH3RF3-like isoform X2 — MDEKLLNDLLECSVCLERLDTSSKVLSCQHTFCKKCLDEIVATHKELRCPECRTLVECRVDELPPNVLLMRILEGMKSKNAMVSPPKKPSAVACSDQRPPKTSKQVPYQRNMFARALYDYSSKEPGDLCFKKGDMIILRQKVDSNWYQGEANGVIGIFPLSYVQVFPTSLPSHIPQCKALYDFKMNKEDDEGCLSFSKGDIITVLRRIDQNWAEGKISDRIGIFPLSFVDLNQIARALMKLSVSSQPTQSRMAPPTPEEASPLLPAELSAACQSTNTKHNATDEAKHVLDNTKVTSENTSSSSSTTTTSPNTTSPSDTTSSSPSRSPSHAPFVDNSINRSLPSSNPDPPKRHSFTNGVGPISLGPHTSENKRYSAEILSQDDIAVFSTPNTSLEIQSSQPMNGVRDSKLHRHGSLRSHSKPIVTQNVRSKVPIQLPAKHVSLYPYKPQKADELELKRGQLYMVTECCKDGWYKGTSLKTNCSGVFPGNYVTPAKISVRLLGKSNNSPSSVQDQKDDHLSFNGQLNDCSFQSDIDENLPLYPPPELPPRSSSPSVHSRVSSWLSEMPSTSSRVRSAPTHNVKSMCCKTVLPNSIQPTATLTDNDSTTTSMVNTVAGAAAPITASPSHSLSPDNLAQKRGRKKCFLTNSVMRSFSNIKIRKSPPPVYSMDNPVFDDNTSNNTVTAPSQPVHTSEQQPNGSSVLIHHRKSHSLDTNNGVSVDIKPQDRKLKQNSRAQQNMCRCIVAYPPNSEYELELRVGDILYVHKIRQDGWYRGTLLRTGKSGLFPSSFVEKI; from the exons ATGGACGAGAAGTTATTGAATGATTTACTTGAGTGTTCAGTATGCTTAGAACGCTTAGATACATCAAGCAAAGTGCTGTCTTGTCAGCATACATTTTGCAAAAAATGCCTGGATGAAATTGTAGCTACTCATAAAGAGCTGCGATGTCCAGAATGTCGAACACTTGTAGAATGTCGAGTGGATGAACTGCCACCCAATGTATTACTCATGAGGATATTAGAAGGTATGAAGAGTAAGAATGCAATGGTTTCACCGCCTAAAAAACCTTCAGCTGTTGCATGTTCCGATCAAAGACCACCAAAAACATCTAaacaa gTGCCATATCAACGCAATATGTTTGCAAGAgcattatatgattattcttCTAAAGAACCtgg ggatttatgttttaaaaaaggagatatgattatattacgtCAAAAAGTTGATTCCAATTGGTATCAAGGAGAAGCTAATGGAGTAATTGGTATATTTCCTTTATCATATGTACAg GTGTTTCCAACATCACTTCCTAGTCATATACCACAATGTAAAGCattgtatgattttaaaatgaataaagaaGATGATGAAGGATGCTTATCattttcaaaa ggTGATATAATTACAGTTTTGAGGCGCATTGATCAAAATTGGGCAGAGGGAAAAATTTCCGATCGCATTGGAATATTTCCTTTATCTTTTGTTGACTTGAATCAAATAGCTCGTGCATTAATGAAACTTTCAGTTAG ttcACAACCTACTCAAAGTAGAATGGCTCCTCCTACTCCTGAAGAAGCTTCTCCTTTATTGCCAGCTGAACTATCAGCTGCTTGCCAATCAACAAATACCAAACATAATGCAACTGATGAGGCAAAACATGTATTAGATAATACAAAGGTTACCAGTGAGAATACTTCATCATCTTCTTCTACAACTACTACATCTCCAAATACTACTTCTCCATCTGATACCACATCTAGCTCTCCTAGCCGGTCACCTTCACATGCTCCTTTTGttgataattcaataaatcgtTCTTTACCATCTTCAAATCCAGATCCCCCTAAACGACATAGTTTCACAAATGGAGTTGGACCTATTTCATTAGGCCCTCATACTTCAGAAAACAAAcg ATATTCGGCTGAGATTTTATCACAAGACGATATTGCTGTATTTTCTACTCCAAATACCAGTTTAGAAATTCAATCCAGTCAG CCAATGAATGGAGTGAGAGATTCCAAACTTCATCGTCATGGAAGTCTTAGAAGTCATTCTAAACCAATAGTTACCCAGAATGTAAGGTCTAAAGTACCTATTCAACTGCCAGCtaa acatgtATCATTGTACCCTTATAAACCTCAAAAAGCTGATGAACTTGAATTAAAGCGTGGTCAGTTATATATGGTTACTGAATGCTGTAAAGATGGCTGGTATAAAGGAACatcattaaaaactaattgttCTGGTGTATTTCCTGGAAACTATGTAACACCTGCaaa aatatctGTTCGTCTACTTGGAAAATCTAACAATAGTCCATCTTCAGTTCAAGACCAAAAAGATGATCATTTGTCATTTAATGGTCAattaaatg attGTAGTTTTCAAAGTGATATAGATGAAAATTTACCTTTATATCCACCCCCTGAATTACCACCACGTAGCAGTAGTCCTTCTGTACACAGTCGTGTATCAAGTTGGTTGTCTGAAATGCCATCAACATCTTCACGTGTTCGATCAGCACCTACACACAATGTAAAATCTATGTGTTGTAAAacag ttttgccCAATTCAATTCAGCCCACAGCAACATTAACTGACAATGATTCAACAACTACTAGTATGGTTAATACTGTTGCTGGTGCTGCTGCTCCTATTACTGCATCACCGTCACATTCCTTGAGCCcagataat TTGGCTCAAAAACGTGGAAGGAAAAAATGCTTTCTTACAAATTCAGTGATGCGtagtttttctaatataaaaattagaaaatccCCTCCCCCTGTATATTCAATGGATAATCCAGTATTTGATGATAATACTTCTAACAACACAGTAACTGCACCATCTCAACCAGTTCACACTAG tgaacAACAACCAAATGGGTCATCGGTTTTAATACATCATCGTAAATCACACAGTTTAGATACAAATAATGGTGTCTCAGTAGACATTAAGCCTCAAGATCGAAAACTTAAACAAAATTCACGTGCTCAGCAAAATat gtGCAGATGTATTGTTGCATATCCACCAAATAGTGAGTATGAACTAGAACTTCGTGTAggagatattttatatgtgcATAAGATTAGGCAAGATGGGTGGTATAGAGGAACATTATTGAGAACTGGTAAAAGTGGTTTGTTTCCATCAAGCTTTGTTGAAaagatttaa
- the LOC114130606 gene encoding E3 ubiquitin-protein ligase SH3RF1-like isoform X1: protein MDEKLLNDLLECSVCLERLDTSSKVLSCQHTFCKKCLDEIVATHKELRCPECRTLVECRVDELPPNVLLMRILEGMKSKNAMVSPPKKPSAVACSDQRPPKTSKQVPYQRNMFARALYDYSSKEPGDLCFKKGDMIILRQKVDSNWYQGEANGVIGIFPLSYVQVFPTSLPSHIPQCKALYDFKMNKEDDEGCLSFSKGDIITVLRRIDQNWAEGKISDRIGIFPLSFVDLNQIARALMKLSVSSQPTQSRMAPPTPEEASPLLPAELSAACQSTNTKHNATDEAKHVLDNTKVTSENTSSSSSTTTTSPNTTSPSDTTSSSPSRSPSHAPFVDNSINRSLPSSNPDPPKRHSFTNGVGPISLGPHTSENKRYSAEILSQDDIAVFSTPNTSLEIQSSQPMNGVRDSKLHRHGSLRSHSKPIVTQNVRSKVPIQLPAKHVSLYPYKPQKADELELKRGQLYMVTECCKDGWYKGTSLKTNCSGVFPGNYVTPAKISVRLLGKSNNSPSSVQDQKDDHLSFNGQLNDCSFQSDIDENLPLYPPPELPPRSSSPSVHSRVSSWLSEMPSTSSRVRSAPTHNVKSMCCKTVLPNSIQPTATLTDNDSTTTSMVNTVAGAAAPITASPSHSLSPDNLAQKRGRKKCFLTNSVMRSFSNIKIRKSPPPVYSMDNPVFDDNTSNNTVTAPSQPVHTRSDSCPSKLLNVDAIHKVPEQLPLKVRGNYNFKSEQQPNGSSVLIHHRKSHSLDTNNGVSVDIKPQDRKLKQNSRAQQNMCRCIVAYPPNSEYELELRVGDILYVHKIRQDGWYRGTLLRTGKSGLFPSSFVEKI from the exons ATGGACGAGAAGTTATTGAATGATTTACTTGAGTGTTCAGTATGCTTAGAACGCTTAGATACATCAAGCAAAGTGCTGTCTTGTCAGCATACATTTTGCAAAAAATGCCTGGATGAAATTGTAGCTACTCATAAAGAGCTGCGATGTCCAGAATGTCGAACACTTGTAGAATGTCGAGTGGATGAACTGCCACCCAATGTATTACTCATGAGGATATTAGAAGGTATGAAGAGTAAGAATGCAATGGTTTCACCGCCTAAAAAACCTTCAGCTGTTGCATGTTCCGATCAAAGACCACCAAAAACATCTAaacaa gTGCCATATCAACGCAATATGTTTGCAAGAgcattatatgattattcttCTAAAGAACCtgg ggatttatgttttaaaaaaggagatatgattatattacgtCAAAAAGTTGATTCCAATTGGTATCAAGGAGAAGCTAATGGAGTAATTGGTATATTTCCTTTATCATATGTACAg GTGTTTCCAACATCACTTCCTAGTCATATACCACAATGTAAAGCattgtatgattttaaaatgaataaagaaGATGATGAAGGATGCTTATCattttcaaaa ggTGATATAATTACAGTTTTGAGGCGCATTGATCAAAATTGGGCAGAGGGAAAAATTTCCGATCGCATTGGAATATTTCCTTTATCTTTTGTTGACTTGAATCAAATAGCTCGTGCATTAATGAAACTTTCAGTTAG ttcACAACCTACTCAAAGTAGAATGGCTCCTCCTACTCCTGAAGAAGCTTCTCCTTTATTGCCAGCTGAACTATCAGCTGCTTGCCAATCAACAAATACCAAACATAATGCAACTGATGAGGCAAAACATGTATTAGATAATACAAAGGTTACCAGTGAGAATACTTCATCATCTTCTTCTACAACTACTACATCTCCAAATACTACTTCTCCATCTGATACCACATCTAGCTCTCCTAGCCGGTCACCTTCACATGCTCCTTTTGttgataattcaataaatcgtTCTTTACCATCTTCAAATCCAGATCCCCCTAAACGACATAGTTTCACAAATGGAGTTGGACCTATTTCATTAGGCCCTCATACTTCAGAAAACAAAcg ATATTCGGCTGAGATTTTATCACAAGACGATATTGCTGTATTTTCTACTCCAAATACCAGTTTAGAAATTCAATCCAGTCAG CCAATGAATGGAGTGAGAGATTCCAAACTTCATCGTCATGGAAGTCTTAGAAGTCATTCTAAACCAATAGTTACCCAGAATGTAAGGTCTAAAGTACCTATTCAACTGCCAGCtaa acatgtATCATTGTACCCTTATAAACCTCAAAAAGCTGATGAACTTGAATTAAAGCGTGGTCAGTTATATATGGTTACTGAATGCTGTAAAGATGGCTGGTATAAAGGAACatcattaaaaactaattgttCTGGTGTATTTCCTGGAAACTATGTAACACCTGCaaa aatatctGTTCGTCTACTTGGAAAATCTAACAATAGTCCATCTTCAGTTCAAGACCAAAAAGATGATCATTTGTCATTTAATGGTCAattaaatg attGTAGTTTTCAAAGTGATATAGATGAAAATTTACCTTTATATCCACCCCCTGAATTACCACCACGTAGCAGTAGTCCTTCTGTACACAGTCGTGTATCAAGTTGGTTGTCTGAAATGCCATCAACATCTTCACGTGTTCGATCAGCACCTACACACAATGTAAAATCTATGTGTTGTAAAacag ttttgccCAATTCAATTCAGCCCACAGCAACATTAACTGACAATGATTCAACAACTACTAGTATGGTTAATACTGTTGCTGGTGCTGCTGCTCCTATTACTGCATCACCGTCACATTCCTTGAGCCcagataat TTGGCTCAAAAACGTGGAAGGAAAAAATGCTTTCTTACAAATTCAGTGATGCGtagtttttctaatataaaaattagaaaatccCCTCCCCCTGTATATTCAATGGATAATCCAGTATTTGATGATAATACTTCTAACAACACAGTAACTGCACCATCTCAACCAGTTCACACTAG ATCCGATTCTTGTCCATCAAAATTACTGAATGTAGATGCCATACACAAGGTTCCTGAGCAACTTCCATTAAAAGTCAGaggaaactataattttaaaag tgaacAACAACCAAATGGGTCATCGGTTTTAATACATCATCGTAAATCACACAGTTTAGATACAAATAATGGTGTCTCAGTAGACATTAAGCCTCAAGATCGAAAACTTAAACAAAATTCACGTGCTCAGCAAAATat gtGCAGATGTATTGTTGCATATCCACCAAATAGTGAGTATGAACTAGAACTTCGTGTAggagatattttatatgtgcATAAGATTAGGCAAGATGGGTGGTATAGAGGAACATTATTGAGAACTGGTAAAAGTGGTTTGTTTCCATCAAGCTTTGTTGAAaagatttaa